Proteins from a genomic interval of Triplophysa dalaica isolate WHDGS20190420 chromosome 13, ASM1584641v1, whole genome shotgun sequence:
- the exoc1 gene encoding exocyst complex component 1 isoform X2, producing MTAIKHALQRDIFTPNDERLLSIVNVCKAGKKKKNCFLCATVTTERPVQVKVVKVKKSDKGDFYKRQMAWELRDLMEVDAKDANKDNPEFDLHFEKVYRWVASSTAEKNSFISCIWKLNQRYLRKKLEFANVSPQLLEESVPSGESQSVAGGDEDALDDYQELNTREEQDIESMMEVCEYAISNAEGFAEKLSRELQVLDGANIQSIMASEKQVNILMQLLDKALSEVDNIEGKLLSYEEMLQSVKEQMDQISQSNRLIQISNTNNDKLLDEIQFLVNYMDLSKGHIKALQEGDLSSPKGIEACINASEALSQCMNVALKPGHEKLLAVKQQQRLFSELKDTFARRLTNHLNNVFVYQGHDQSNTLAQHTADLTLPKHSPLHRDLLRYAKLMEWLKNTQRDKYEGLSRTYVDYMTRLYEREIKDFFEVAKIKMAGTSKDGKGKFATLPRKESALKQETESLHGSSGKLTGSTSSLNKLAVTSSNSKRSQSSSLLDMGNMSASDLDVADRTRFDKIFEQVLSELEPLCLAEQDFISKFFKLQQHSTPAQGENVDDADGIVHSRPPSEHRISISEKDTVRLMMNKIFQSIEMELNSLIALGDKVDSFNSLYMLVKISHHVLTAENVDPASYLSTTLGNVLVTVKRNFDKCISGQIRQMEEVKISKKSKVGILQFVTGFEEFAKLAEAIFRNAERRGDLDKAYIKLMRAVFNNVEKVANESQKTPRDVVMMENFHHIFSTLSSLKISCLETERKDAKQKYTEHLQSYVINSLGQPLEKLNHFFEGVEARVAQGVREEEVSYQLAFNKQELRKVIKEYPGKEVKKGLDNLYKKVDKHLCDEESLLQVVWHSMQDEFIRQYKHFEGLINRCYPGSGITMEFTIQDMLEYFSSIAQSH from the exons ATGACTGCGATCAAGCACGCCCTTCAGAGGGATATTTTTACCCCCAATGATGAGCGTCTGTTGAGTATCGTCAATGTCTGCAAggcaggaaaaaagaaaaagaactgTTTCCTCTGTGCCACAG TTACCACGGAGCGGCCGGTGCAGGTGAAGGTGGTGAAAGTGAAGAAGTCGGATAAAGGAGACTTCTATAAGAGACAGATGGCATGGGAGCTCAGGGACCTGATGGAGGTCGATGCCAAAGATGCCAATAAG GACAACCCAGAGTTTGATCTTCATTTTGAGAAGGTTTATCGCTGGGTTGCGAGCAGCACAGCTGAGAAGAACTCATTCATCTCCTGTATCTGGAAGCTGAACCAGCGCTACCTCAGAAAAAAACTGGAGTTTGCAAACGTCAGTCCTCAGCTGCTAGAAG AGTCAGTCCCGAGCGGAGAGAGTCAGAGTGTTGCCGGGGGAGACGAGGATGCTCTGGATGATTACCAGGAGCTGAACACTCGTGAGGAGCAGGACATTGAGAGCATGATGGAGGTGTGCGAGTATGCCATCTCCAACGCAGAGGGCTTTGCTGAGAAACTGTCCCGTGAGCTACAGGTCCTAGATGGG GCTAACATCCAGTCCATCATGGCTTCCGAGAAGCAGGTGAACATCCTGATGCAGTTGTTGGATAAGGCGCTTTCTGAGGTGGACAATATTGAAGGCAAACTGCTCAGTTATGAAGAGATGCTGCAGAGCGTCAAGGAGCAGATGGACCAGATTTCTCAAAGCAACCGCCTAATCCAGATCAGCAACACCAACAACGACAAACTCCTGGATGAGATCCAGTTTCTTGTG AACTACATGGACCTCTCTAAGGGGCACATCAAGGCTTTGCAGGAAGGAGATTTGTCGTCTCCTAAGGGTATCGAGGCCTGCATCAACGCTTCGGAGGCTCTGTCACAGTGCATGAATGTGGCCCTCAAACCAG GTCATGAAAAGTTGCTGGCAGTCAAACAGCAGCAGCGTCTGTTTTCTGAGCTCAAAGATACTTTTGCACGCCGTCTCACCAACCACCtgaacaatgtttttgtgtacCAG ggtCATGATCAGAGCAATACACTAGCACAACACACAGCTGACCTGACTTTACCCAAACACAGCCCACTGCACAGAGATCTTCTCCGATACGCCAAACTGATGGAATGGCTGAAGAACACACAGAGAGATAAATATGAAGGGCTCTCCAGG actTATGTAGATTACATGACCCGACTGTATGAGCGGGAAATCAAGGACTTCTTTGAAGTGGCAAAGATCAAAATGGCAGGCACTAGTAAGGACGGGAAAGGAAAGTTTG CCACGCTTCCGCGGAAAGAGAGTGCTCTCAAACAAGAAACAGAGA GCCTGCATGGGAGCTCAGGGAAGCTTACAGGCTCCACGTCCAGTCTAAATAAACTGGCTGTGACCAGCTCCAACAGCAAACGCTCTCAGTCCTCCTCTCTGCTCGATATGGGCAACATGTCTGCGTCTGATCTAGATGTTGCAGACAGGACCAGGTTTGACAAG atctTTGAGCAGGTTTTGAGCGAGTTGGAACCACTGTGTCTGGCTGAACAAGACTTCATCAGCAAGTTCTTTAAGCTGCAACAACATTCGACACCAGCACAA GGAGAGAATGTGGATGACGCAGATGGAATCGTGCACTCCAGACCACCCAGCGAACACAGAATATCTATCTCTGA GAAGGACACGGTTCGACTGATGATGAATAAGATTTTTCAGAGCATAGAAATGGAGCTGAACAGTCTGATAGCTTTAGGTGATAAGGTAGACAGTTTCAACTCTCTCTATATGCTGGTAAAAATAAGTCACCACGTCTTGACGGCCGAAAACGTCGATCCTGCTTCTTATCTCAGTACTACGCTTGGCAATGTGCTGGTTACCGTAAAGAGAAACTTCGATAAGTGCATT TCCGGTCAGATTCGTCAGATGGAGGAGGTAAAGATTTCCAAGAAGAGCAAGGTGGGCATCTTGCAGTTTGTCACTGGCTTTGAGGAGTTTGCAAAGCTGGCTGAGGCTATTTTCCGAAACGCAGAGCGACGAGGCGACCTGGACAAGGCCTACATTAAACTTATGAGAGCTGTTTTTAATAACG TGGAGAAAGTGGCCAATGAGAGTCAGAAGACTCCACGTGATGTGGTGATGATGGAGAACTTCCACCATATTTTCTCGACACTGTCCAGCCTCAAGATCTCCTGCCTGGAGACGGAGAGAAAAGATGCCAAACAGAAATACACAGAACACCTGCAGTCTTACGTCATCAACTCGCTGGGCCAGCCGCTGGAGAAACTCAAT CACTTCTTCGAGGGAGTTGAGGCTCGTGTAGCTCAGGGTGTACGTGAGGAGGAGGTGAGCTACCAGCTGGCCTTCAATAAACAGGAACTTCGAAAAGTCATTAAAGAATATCCTGGCAAAGAGGTGAAAAAGGGCCTGGACAACCTTTACAAGAAAGTGGATAAGCACCTGTGTGATGAAGAGAGTCTGTTACAG GTGGTGTGGCACTCCATGCAGGACGAGTTCATTCGGCAATACAAGCACTTTGAGGGCCTGATAAACCGCTGCTACCCCGGATCTGGAATTACCATGGAGTTCACCATTCAAGATATGCTGGAGTATTTCTCCAGTATCGCTCAGTCCCATTAA
- the exoc1 gene encoding exocyst complex component 1 isoform X4, producing MTAIKHALQRDIFTPNDERLLSIVNVCKAGKKKKNCFLCATVTTERPVQVKVVKVKKSDKGDFYKRQMAWELRDLMEVDAKDANKDNPEFDLHFEKVYRWVASSTAEKNSFISCIWKLNQRYLRKKLEFANVSPQLLEESVPSGESQSVAGGDEDALDDYQELNTREEQDIESMMEVCEYAISNAEGFAEKLSRELQVLDGANIQSIMASEKQVNILMQLLDKALSEVDNIEGKLLSYEEMLQSVKEQMDQISQSNRLIQISNTNNDKLLDEIQFLVNYMDLSKGHIKALQEGDLSSPKGIEACINASEALSQCMNVALKPGHEKLLAVKQQQRLFSELKDTFARRLTNHLNNVFVYQGHDQSNTLAQHTADLTLPKHSPLHRDLLRYAKLMEWLKNTQRDKYEGLSRTYVDYMTRLYEREIKDFFEVAKIKMAGTSKDGKGKFGLHGSSGKLTGSTSSLNKLAVTSSNSKRSQSSSLLDMGNMSASDLDVADRTRFDKIFEQVLSELEPLCLAEQDFISKFFKLQQHSTPAQGENVDDADGIVHSRPPSEHRISISEKDTVRLMMNKIFQSIEMELNSLIALGDKVDSFNSLYMLVKISHHVLTAENVDPASYLSTTLGNVLVTVKRNFDKCISGQIRQMEEVKISKKSKVGILQFVTGFEEFAKLAEAIFRNAERRGDLDKAYIKLMRAVFNNVEKVANESQKTPRDVVMMENFHHIFSTLSSLKISCLETERKDAKQKYTEHLQSYVINSLGQPLEKLNHFFEGVEARVAQGVREEEVSYQLAFNKQELRKVIKEYPGKEVKKGLDNLYKKVDKHLCDEESLLQVVWHSMQDEFIRQYKHFEGLINRCYPGSGITMEFTIQDMLEYFSSIAQSH from the exons ATGACTGCGATCAAGCACGCCCTTCAGAGGGATATTTTTACCCCCAATGATGAGCGTCTGTTGAGTATCGTCAATGTCTGCAAggcaggaaaaaagaaaaagaactgTTTCCTCTGTGCCACAG TTACCACGGAGCGGCCGGTGCAGGTGAAGGTGGTGAAAGTGAAGAAGTCGGATAAAGGAGACTTCTATAAGAGACAGATGGCATGGGAGCTCAGGGACCTGATGGAGGTCGATGCCAAAGATGCCAATAAG GACAACCCAGAGTTTGATCTTCATTTTGAGAAGGTTTATCGCTGGGTTGCGAGCAGCACAGCTGAGAAGAACTCATTCATCTCCTGTATCTGGAAGCTGAACCAGCGCTACCTCAGAAAAAAACTGGAGTTTGCAAACGTCAGTCCTCAGCTGCTAGAAG AGTCAGTCCCGAGCGGAGAGAGTCAGAGTGTTGCCGGGGGAGACGAGGATGCTCTGGATGATTACCAGGAGCTGAACACTCGTGAGGAGCAGGACATTGAGAGCATGATGGAGGTGTGCGAGTATGCCATCTCCAACGCAGAGGGCTTTGCTGAGAAACTGTCCCGTGAGCTACAGGTCCTAGATGGG GCTAACATCCAGTCCATCATGGCTTCCGAGAAGCAGGTGAACATCCTGATGCAGTTGTTGGATAAGGCGCTTTCTGAGGTGGACAATATTGAAGGCAAACTGCTCAGTTATGAAGAGATGCTGCAGAGCGTCAAGGAGCAGATGGACCAGATTTCTCAAAGCAACCGCCTAATCCAGATCAGCAACACCAACAACGACAAACTCCTGGATGAGATCCAGTTTCTTGTG AACTACATGGACCTCTCTAAGGGGCACATCAAGGCTTTGCAGGAAGGAGATTTGTCGTCTCCTAAGGGTATCGAGGCCTGCATCAACGCTTCGGAGGCTCTGTCACAGTGCATGAATGTGGCCCTCAAACCAG GTCATGAAAAGTTGCTGGCAGTCAAACAGCAGCAGCGTCTGTTTTCTGAGCTCAAAGATACTTTTGCACGCCGTCTCACCAACCACCtgaacaatgtttttgtgtacCAG ggtCATGATCAGAGCAATACACTAGCACAACACACAGCTGACCTGACTTTACCCAAACACAGCCCACTGCACAGAGATCTTCTCCGATACGCCAAACTGATGGAATGGCTGAAGAACACACAGAGAGATAAATATGAAGGGCTCTCCAGG actTATGTAGATTACATGACCCGACTGTATGAGCGGGAAATCAAGGACTTCTTTGAAGTGGCAAAGATCAAAATGGCAGGCACTAGTAAGGACGGGAAAGGAAAGTTTG GCCTGCATGGGAGCTCAGGGAAGCTTACAGGCTCCACGTCCAGTCTAAATAAACTGGCTGTGACCAGCTCCAACAGCAAACGCTCTCAGTCCTCCTCTCTGCTCGATATGGGCAACATGTCTGCGTCTGATCTAGATGTTGCAGACAGGACCAGGTTTGACAAG atctTTGAGCAGGTTTTGAGCGAGTTGGAACCACTGTGTCTGGCTGAACAAGACTTCATCAGCAAGTTCTTTAAGCTGCAACAACATTCGACACCAGCACAA GGAGAGAATGTGGATGACGCAGATGGAATCGTGCACTCCAGACCACCCAGCGAACACAGAATATCTATCTCTGA GAAGGACACGGTTCGACTGATGATGAATAAGATTTTTCAGAGCATAGAAATGGAGCTGAACAGTCTGATAGCTTTAGGTGATAAGGTAGACAGTTTCAACTCTCTCTATATGCTGGTAAAAATAAGTCACCACGTCTTGACGGCCGAAAACGTCGATCCTGCTTCTTATCTCAGTACTACGCTTGGCAATGTGCTGGTTACCGTAAAGAGAAACTTCGATAAGTGCATT TCCGGTCAGATTCGTCAGATGGAGGAGGTAAAGATTTCCAAGAAGAGCAAGGTGGGCATCTTGCAGTTTGTCACTGGCTTTGAGGAGTTTGCAAAGCTGGCTGAGGCTATTTTCCGAAACGCAGAGCGACGAGGCGACCTGGACAAGGCCTACATTAAACTTATGAGAGCTGTTTTTAATAACG TGGAGAAAGTGGCCAATGAGAGTCAGAAGACTCCACGTGATGTGGTGATGATGGAGAACTTCCACCATATTTTCTCGACACTGTCCAGCCTCAAGATCTCCTGCCTGGAGACGGAGAGAAAAGATGCCAAACAGAAATACACAGAACACCTGCAGTCTTACGTCATCAACTCGCTGGGCCAGCCGCTGGAGAAACTCAAT CACTTCTTCGAGGGAGTTGAGGCTCGTGTAGCTCAGGGTGTACGTGAGGAGGAGGTGAGCTACCAGCTGGCCTTCAATAAACAGGAACTTCGAAAAGTCATTAAAGAATATCCTGGCAAAGAGGTGAAAAAGGGCCTGGACAACCTTTACAAGAAAGTGGATAAGCACCTGTGTGATGAAGAGAGTCTGTTACAG GTGGTGTGGCACTCCATGCAGGACGAGTTCATTCGGCAATACAAGCACTTTGAGGGCCTGATAAACCGCTGCTACCCCGGATCTGGAATTACCATGGAGTTCACCATTCAAGATATGCTGGAGTATTTCTCCAGTATCGCTCAGTCCCATTAA
- the exoc1 gene encoding exocyst complex component 1 isoform X3 — MTAIKHALQRDIFTPNDERLLSIVNVCKAGKKKKNCFLCATVTTERPVQVKVVKVKKSDKGDFYKRQMAWELRDLMEVDAKDANKDNPEFDLHFEKVYRWVASSTAEKNSFISCIWKLNQRYLRKKLEFANVSPQLLEELPKAEESVPSGESQSVAGGDEDALDDYQELNTREEQDIESMMEVCEYAISNAEGFAEKLSRELQVLDGANIQSIMASEKQVNILMQLLDKALSEVDNIEGKLLSYEEMLQSVKEQMDQISQSNRLIQISNTNNDKLLDEIQFLVNYMDLSKGHIKALQEGDLSSPKGIEACINASEALSQCMNVALKPGHEKLLAVKQQQRLFSELKDTFARRLTNHLNNVFVYQGHDQSNTLAQHTADLTLPKHSPLHRDLLRYAKLMEWLKNTQRDKYEGLSRTYVDYMTRLYEREIKDFFEVAKIKMAGTSKDGKGKFGLHGSSGKLTGSTSSLNKLAVTSSNSKRSQSSSLLDMGNMSASDLDVADRTRFDKIFEQVLSELEPLCLAEQDFISKFFKLQQHSTPAQGENVDDADGIVHSRPPSEHRISISEKDTVRLMMNKIFQSIEMELNSLIALGDKVDSFNSLYMLVKISHHVLTAENVDPASYLSTTLGNVLVTVKRNFDKCISGQIRQMEEVKISKKSKVGILQFVTGFEEFAKLAEAIFRNAERRGDLDKAYIKLMRAVFNNVEKVANESQKTPRDVVMMENFHHIFSTLSSLKISCLETERKDAKQKYTEHLQSYVINSLGQPLEKLNHFFEGVEARVAQGVREEEVSYQLAFNKQELRKVIKEYPGKEVKKGLDNLYKKVDKHLCDEESLLQVVWHSMQDEFIRQYKHFEGLINRCYPGSGITMEFTIQDMLEYFSSIAQSH, encoded by the exons ATGACTGCGATCAAGCACGCCCTTCAGAGGGATATTTTTACCCCCAATGATGAGCGTCTGTTGAGTATCGTCAATGTCTGCAAggcaggaaaaaagaaaaagaactgTTTCCTCTGTGCCACAG TTACCACGGAGCGGCCGGTGCAGGTGAAGGTGGTGAAAGTGAAGAAGTCGGATAAAGGAGACTTCTATAAGAGACAGATGGCATGGGAGCTCAGGGACCTGATGGAGGTCGATGCCAAAGATGCCAATAAG GACAACCCAGAGTTTGATCTTCATTTTGAGAAGGTTTATCGCTGGGTTGCGAGCAGCACAGCTGAGAAGAACTCATTCATCTCCTGTATCTGGAAGCTGAACCAGCGCTACCTCAGAAAAAAACTGGAGTTTGCAAACGTCAGTCCTCAGCTGCTAGAAG AACTTCCTAAAGCTGAAG AGTCAGTCCCGAGCGGAGAGAGTCAGAGTGTTGCCGGGGGAGACGAGGATGCTCTGGATGATTACCAGGAGCTGAACACTCGTGAGGAGCAGGACATTGAGAGCATGATGGAGGTGTGCGAGTATGCCATCTCCAACGCAGAGGGCTTTGCTGAGAAACTGTCCCGTGAGCTACAGGTCCTAGATGGG GCTAACATCCAGTCCATCATGGCTTCCGAGAAGCAGGTGAACATCCTGATGCAGTTGTTGGATAAGGCGCTTTCTGAGGTGGACAATATTGAAGGCAAACTGCTCAGTTATGAAGAGATGCTGCAGAGCGTCAAGGAGCAGATGGACCAGATTTCTCAAAGCAACCGCCTAATCCAGATCAGCAACACCAACAACGACAAACTCCTGGATGAGATCCAGTTTCTTGTG AACTACATGGACCTCTCTAAGGGGCACATCAAGGCTTTGCAGGAAGGAGATTTGTCGTCTCCTAAGGGTATCGAGGCCTGCATCAACGCTTCGGAGGCTCTGTCACAGTGCATGAATGTGGCCCTCAAACCAG GTCATGAAAAGTTGCTGGCAGTCAAACAGCAGCAGCGTCTGTTTTCTGAGCTCAAAGATACTTTTGCACGCCGTCTCACCAACCACCtgaacaatgtttttgtgtacCAG ggtCATGATCAGAGCAATACACTAGCACAACACACAGCTGACCTGACTTTACCCAAACACAGCCCACTGCACAGAGATCTTCTCCGATACGCCAAACTGATGGAATGGCTGAAGAACACACAGAGAGATAAATATGAAGGGCTCTCCAGG actTATGTAGATTACATGACCCGACTGTATGAGCGGGAAATCAAGGACTTCTTTGAAGTGGCAAAGATCAAAATGGCAGGCACTAGTAAGGACGGGAAAGGAAAGTTTG GCCTGCATGGGAGCTCAGGGAAGCTTACAGGCTCCACGTCCAGTCTAAATAAACTGGCTGTGACCAGCTCCAACAGCAAACGCTCTCAGTCCTCCTCTCTGCTCGATATGGGCAACATGTCTGCGTCTGATCTAGATGTTGCAGACAGGACCAGGTTTGACAAG atctTTGAGCAGGTTTTGAGCGAGTTGGAACCACTGTGTCTGGCTGAACAAGACTTCATCAGCAAGTTCTTTAAGCTGCAACAACATTCGACACCAGCACAA GGAGAGAATGTGGATGACGCAGATGGAATCGTGCACTCCAGACCACCCAGCGAACACAGAATATCTATCTCTGA GAAGGACACGGTTCGACTGATGATGAATAAGATTTTTCAGAGCATAGAAATGGAGCTGAACAGTCTGATAGCTTTAGGTGATAAGGTAGACAGTTTCAACTCTCTCTATATGCTGGTAAAAATAAGTCACCACGTCTTGACGGCCGAAAACGTCGATCCTGCTTCTTATCTCAGTACTACGCTTGGCAATGTGCTGGTTACCGTAAAGAGAAACTTCGATAAGTGCATT TCCGGTCAGATTCGTCAGATGGAGGAGGTAAAGATTTCCAAGAAGAGCAAGGTGGGCATCTTGCAGTTTGTCACTGGCTTTGAGGAGTTTGCAAAGCTGGCTGAGGCTATTTTCCGAAACGCAGAGCGACGAGGCGACCTGGACAAGGCCTACATTAAACTTATGAGAGCTGTTTTTAATAACG TGGAGAAAGTGGCCAATGAGAGTCAGAAGACTCCACGTGATGTGGTGATGATGGAGAACTTCCACCATATTTTCTCGACACTGTCCAGCCTCAAGATCTCCTGCCTGGAGACGGAGAGAAAAGATGCCAAACAGAAATACACAGAACACCTGCAGTCTTACGTCATCAACTCGCTGGGCCAGCCGCTGGAGAAACTCAAT CACTTCTTCGAGGGAGTTGAGGCTCGTGTAGCTCAGGGTGTACGTGAGGAGGAGGTGAGCTACCAGCTGGCCTTCAATAAACAGGAACTTCGAAAAGTCATTAAAGAATATCCTGGCAAAGAGGTGAAAAAGGGCCTGGACAACCTTTACAAGAAAGTGGATAAGCACCTGTGTGATGAAGAGAGTCTGTTACAG GTGGTGTGGCACTCCATGCAGGACGAGTTCATTCGGCAATACAAGCACTTTGAGGGCCTGATAAACCGCTGCTACCCCGGATCTGGAATTACCATGGAGTTCACCATTCAAGATATGCTGGAGTATTTCTCCAGTATCGCTCAGTCCCATTAA
- the exoc1 gene encoding exocyst complex component 1 isoform X1 translates to MTAIKHALQRDIFTPNDERLLSIVNVCKAGKKKKNCFLCATVTTERPVQVKVVKVKKSDKGDFYKRQMAWELRDLMEVDAKDANKDNPEFDLHFEKVYRWVASSTAEKNSFISCIWKLNQRYLRKKLEFANVSPQLLEELPKAEESVPSGESQSVAGGDEDALDDYQELNTREEQDIESMMEVCEYAISNAEGFAEKLSRELQVLDGANIQSIMASEKQVNILMQLLDKALSEVDNIEGKLLSYEEMLQSVKEQMDQISQSNRLIQISNTNNDKLLDEIQFLVNYMDLSKGHIKALQEGDLSSPKGIEACINASEALSQCMNVALKPGHEKLLAVKQQQRLFSELKDTFARRLTNHLNNVFVYQGHDQSNTLAQHTADLTLPKHSPLHRDLLRYAKLMEWLKNTQRDKYEGLSRTYVDYMTRLYEREIKDFFEVAKIKMAGTSKDGKGKFATLPRKESALKQETESLHGSSGKLTGSTSSLNKLAVTSSNSKRSQSSSLLDMGNMSASDLDVADRTRFDKIFEQVLSELEPLCLAEQDFISKFFKLQQHSTPAQGENVDDADGIVHSRPPSEHRISISEKDTVRLMMNKIFQSIEMELNSLIALGDKVDSFNSLYMLVKISHHVLTAENVDPASYLSTTLGNVLVTVKRNFDKCISGQIRQMEEVKISKKSKVGILQFVTGFEEFAKLAEAIFRNAERRGDLDKAYIKLMRAVFNNVEKVANESQKTPRDVVMMENFHHIFSTLSSLKISCLETERKDAKQKYTEHLQSYVINSLGQPLEKLNHFFEGVEARVAQGVREEEVSYQLAFNKQELRKVIKEYPGKEVKKGLDNLYKKVDKHLCDEESLLQVVWHSMQDEFIRQYKHFEGLINRCYPGSGITMEFTIQDMLEYFSSIAQSH, encoded by the exons ATGACTGCGATCAAGCACGCCCTTCAGAGGGATATTTTTACCCCCAATGATGAGCGTCTGTTGAGTATCGTCAATGTCTGCAAggcaggaaaaaagaaaaagaactgTTTCCTCTGTGCCACAG TTACCACGGAGCGGCCGGTGCAGGTGAAGGTGGTGAAAGTGAAGAAGTCGGATAAAGGAGACTTCTATAAGAGACAGATGGCATGGGAGCTCAGGGACCTGATGGAGGTCGATGCCAAAGATGCCAATAAG GACAACCCAGAGTTTGATCTTCATTTTGAGAAGGTTTATCGCTGGGTTGCGAGCAGCACAGCTGAGAAGAACTCATTCATCTCCTGTATCTGGAAGCTGAACCAGCGCTACCTCAGAAAAAAACTGGAGTTTGCAAACGTCAGTCCTCAGCTGCTAGAAG AACTTCCTAAAGCTGAAG AGTCAGTCCCGAGCGGAGAGAGTCAGAGTGTTGCCGGGGGAGACGAGGATGCTCTGGATGATTACCAGGAGCTGAACACTCGTGAGGAGCAGGACATTGAGAGCATGATGGAGGTGTGCGAGTATGCCATCTCCAACGCAGAGGGCTTTGCTGAGAAACTGTCCCGTGAGCTACAGGTCCTAGATGGG GCTAACATCCAGTCCATCATGGCTTCCGAGAAGCAGGTGAACATCCTGATGCAGTTGTTGGATAAGGCGCTTTCTGAGGTGGACAATATTGAAGGCAAACTGCTCAGTTATGAAGAGATGCTGCAGAGCGTCAAGGAGCAGATGGACCAGATTTCTCAAAGCAACCGCCTAATCCAGATCAGCAACACCAACAACGACAAACTCCTGGATGAGATCCAGTTTCTTGTG AACTACATGGACCTCTCTAAGGGGCACATCAAGGCTTTGCAGGAAGGAGATTTGTCGTCTCCTAAGGGTATCGAGGCCTGCATCAACGCTTCGGAGGCTCTGTCACAGTGCATGAATGTGGCCCTCAAACCAG GTCATGAAAAGTTGCTGGCAGTCAAACAGCAGCAGCGTCTGTTTTCTGAGCTCAAAGATACTTTTGCACGCCGTCTCACCAACCACCtgaacaatgtttttgtgtacCAG ggtCATGATCAGAGCAATACACTAGCACAACACACAGCTGACCTGACTTTACCCAAACACAGCCCACTGCACAGAGATCTTCTCCGATACGCCAAACTGATGGAATGGCTGAAGAACACACAGAGAGATAAATATGAAGGGCTCTCCAGG actTATGTAGATTACATGACCCGACTGTATGAGCGGGAAATCAAGGACTTCTTTGAAGTGGCAAAGATCAAAATGGCAGGCACTAGTAAGGACGGGAAAGGAAAGTTTG CCACGCTTCCGCGGAAAGAGAGTGCTCTCAAACAAGAAACAGAGA GCCTGCATGGGAGCTCAGGGAAGCTTACAGGCTCCACGTCCAGTCTAAATAAACTGGCTGTGACCAGCTCCAACAGCAAACGCTCTCAGTCCTCCTCTCTGCTCGATATGGGCAACATGTCTGCGTCTGATCTAGATGTTGCAGACAGGACCAGGTTTGACAAG atctTTGAGCAGGTTTTGAGCGAGTTGGAACCACTGTGTCTGGCTGAACAAGACTTCATCAGCAAGTTCTTTAAGCTGCAACAACATTCGACACCAGCACAA GGAGAGAATGTGGATGACGCAGATGGAATCGTGCACTCCAGACCACCCAGCGAACACAGAATATCTATCTCTGA GAAGGACACGGTTCGACTGATGATGAATAAGATTTTTCAGAGCATAGAAATGGAGCTGAACAGTCTGATAGCTTTAGGTGATAAGGTAGACAGTTTCAACTCTCTCTATATGCTGGTAAAAATAAGTCACCACGTCTTGACGGCCGAAAACGTCGATCCTGCTTCTTATCTCAGTACTACGCTTGGCAATGTGCTGGTTACCGTAAAGAGAAACTTCGATAAGTGCATT TCCGGTCAGATTCGTCAGATGGAGGAGGTAAAGATTTCCAAGAAGAGCAAGGTGGGCATCTTGCAGTTTGTCACTGGCTTTGAGGAGTTTGCAAAGCTGGCTGAGGCTATTTTCCGAAACGCAGAGCGACGAGGCGACCTGGACAAGGCCTACATTAAACTTATGAGAGCTGTTTTTAATAACG TGGAGAAAGTGGCCAATGAGAGTCAGAAGACTCCACGTGATGTGGTGATGATGGAGAACTTCCACCATATTTTCTCGACACTGTCCAGCCTCAAGATCTCCTGCCTGGAGACGGAGAGAAAAGATGCCAAACAGAAATACACAGAACACCTGCAGTCTTACGTCATCAACTCGCTGGGCCAGCCGCTGGAGAAACTCAAT CACTTCTTCGAGGGAGTTGAGGCTCGTGTAGCTCAGGGTGTACGTGAGGAGGAGGTGAGCTACCAGCTGGCCTTCAATAAACAGGAACTTCGAAAAGTCATTAAAGAATATCCTGGCAAAGAGGTGAAAAAGGGCCTGGACAACCTTTACAAGAAAGTGGATAAGCACCTGTGTGATGAAGAGAGTCTGTTACAG GTGGTGTGGCACTCCATGCAGGACGAGTTCATTCGGCAATACAAGCACTTTGAGGGCCTGATAAACCGCTGCTACCCCGGATCTGGAATTACCATGGAGTTCACCATTCAAGATATGCTGGAGTATTTCTCCAGTATCGCTCAGTCCCATTAA